The following coding sequences are from one Triticum dicoccoides isolate Atlit2015 ecotype Zavitan chromosome 4A, WEW_v2.0, whole genome shotgun sequence window:
- the LOC119287299 gene encoding transcription factor MYB60-like, whose protein sequence is MGRPPCCDNGGASVKKGPWTPEEDIILVSYIQQHGPGNWRSVPENTGLMRCSKSCRLRWTNYLRPGIKRGNFTQHEEGIIIHLQALLGNKWAAIASYLPQRTDNDIKNYWNTHLKKKVKRLQQQTHPADHFFQHTSTATNAAEQTTSMNYYNPSSSNLDSAMQAAMGYPETTMGNVAPATMAVSKLFQSWMPKVPSPEMADYKGMVAMQEFRTDGEAGAAVSMTSGDRFSSSEILASRGEAATTMTFSVLENWLLDDMTPGQAAMDGLMDISSGCCANPIMF, encoded by the exons ATGGGGAGGCCGCCATGCTGTGACAATGGTGGCGCCAGCGTGAAGAAGGGGCCATGGACGCCGGAGGAGGATATCATCCTTGTCTCCTACATCCAGCAGCACGGGCCCGGGAACTGGCGCTCCGTGCCCGAGAACACCG GGTtgatgaggtgcagcaagagctgcaGGCTGCGGTGGACCAACTACCTCAGACCCGGGATCAAGAGAGGGAACTTCACCCAGCATGAGGAAGGGATAATCATACACCTGCAGGCATTGCTTGGCAACAA GTGGGCAGCAATAGCCTCCTACCTCCCCCAAAGAACAGATAACGACATCAAGAACTACTGGAACACACACCTCAAGAAGAAAGTGAAGAGGCTGCAACAACAAACACATCCTGCAGATCACTTCTTCCAGCACACATCCACTGCCACCAATGCAGCTGAGCAAACCACCAGCATGAATTACTACAACCCTAGCAGCAGTAACCTCGACTCCGCCATGCAAGCCGCCATGGGTTACCCCGAGACCACCATGGGCAACGTTGCACCTGCCACCATGGCCGTCTCGAAGCTCTTCCAGTCTTGGATGCCGAAGGTCCCATCGCCGGAGATGGCGGACTACAAGGGTATGGTGGCCATGCAGGAGTTCCGGACCGATGGAGAGGCCGGTGCCGCAGTTTCCATGACCAGTGGCGACAGGTTCTCGTCCTCAGAGATATTGGCCAGCCGTGGCGAGGCTGCCACGACCATGACCTTCTCGGTGCTCGAGAACTGGTTGCTCGACGACATGACACCGGGGCAGGCTGCCATGGACGGGCTCATGGACATCTCTTCTGGTTGCTGTGCAAACCCCATCATGTTTTGA